Proteins from one Gimesia maris genomic window:
- the tnpB gene encoding IS66 family insertion sequence element accessory protein TnpB (TnpB, as the term is used for proteins encoded by IS66 family insertion elements, is considered an accessory protein, since TnpC, encoded by a neighboring gene, is a DDE family transposase.), whose protein sequence is MRDRVGGPCRNVAGPSDRLSGRRYRGGGTQPARLKLMLAITPQMKILVATQPADFRRGIDGLARLCKDTLGEDPFAGTVFCFRNRRKTAIKVLVYDGQGFWLCHKRFSEGRLHWWPDARDTATQRLAAHQLSVLFSAGNPERTGAAPDWRPVGPRLAARGPPGLIVASDNCSCHAATIRVFLH, encoded by the coding sequence ATGCGTGATCGAGTGGGAGGACCATGCCGGAATGTTGCGGGTCCATCTGACAGGTTATCAGGCCGCCGATATCGCGGTGGTGGGACGCAGCCTGCGAGGCTCAAACTGATGCTGGCTATTACACCGCAGATGAAGATCCTGGTCGCCACCCAACCGGCGGATTTTCGCAGGGGCATCGATGGACTGGCACGGTTGTGCAAAGACACCCTGGGTGAAGACCCCTTCGCGGGGACGGTGTTTTGCTTTCGCAATCGCAGAAAGACTGCCATCAAGGTGCTGGTGTATGATGGCCAGGGTTTCTGGCTCTGTCACAAGCGTTTTTCCGAAGGGCGCCTTCACTGGTGGCCCGACGCGCGAGATACCGCCACGCAACGCCTGGCAGCTCATCAATTGTCGGTTCTGTTCTCGGCCGGCAACCCGGAGCGAACGGGAGCTGCCCCCGACTGGCGGCCCGTGGGCCCCCGACTGGCGGCCCGTGGGCCCCCAGGCTTGATCGTCGCATCAGACAATTGCTCTTGCCACGCTGCGACAATCAGGGTATTCCTTCACTGA
- a CDS encoding tyrosine-type recombinase/integrase — MQTNKLTWQAGSKNRAGRWRKKYNGKVYYFNGGRGKSDRNAYAAAISEWNQIKLRVDAVIPRKHQAEYDSLIETWDRVLTWSNRHGETQMAQTAYEKLIKLRSALEAPVLKSPKREDYFESEFTVPTIDLPENLLEQTAKELKTVNFVFPSLSDSTIESRKKYALELDGSPQRILREIWLDRLDSVREQSVNSQDLLSDNIAEFIKHKKQEVDSNRLSLFRLYTLELHLSHFQQTIDGNISISEINTKLLLKYQSVLLENIKNGKWSNTTARGYLHSMKSFVRWLWHIEAIPNLPRVLDGRVDILSIRSGPMNIIEFTDDEIAVLLNKSKGRTKLFILLMLNCGMTQKDISDLRKNEVDLSAGRIIRKRSKTSHHEGVPTVNYLLWPETLKLLRKYQNDSESERFLLNNKGAPLLSESINKNQKYQKSDNIKCVFDRFRKKVGINKPLKSLKKTSASRLRNNVSYNSLVDLYLGHAPQSMSERHYATHPQELFDLAISWLAAEFKLDPPIMKTSSDVPKL; from the coding sequence TTGCAAACCAATAAATTAACGTGGCAGGCTGGGAGTAAAAATAGAGCTGGTCGCTGGCGAAAGAAGTATAACGGTAAGGTCTATTACTTTAATGGCGGGCGAGGTAAATCCGATCGAAATGCTTATGCGGCTGCCATCAGTGAATGGAACCAAATTAAACTTCGTGTTGATGCTGTTATTCCTCGAAAACATCAGGCTGAATATGATTCTCTAATCGAAACTTGGGACCGTGTTTTGACTTGGTCGAATCGCCATGGCGAAACCCAAATGGCGCAAACTGCATATGAAAAACTTATCAAACTTCGTTCAGCCTTAGAGGCACCTGTCCTTAAATCTCCGAAACGTGAGGATTATTTTGAATCGGAGTTTACAGTCCCCACAATTGACTTGCCAGAAAATTTGCTCGAACAAACTGCTAAAGAATTAAAAACAGTCAATTTTGTGTTTCCATCGCTGAGTGACTCTACAATCGAATCTCGAAAAAAATATGCGTTGGAGTTGGATGGGAGCCCACAACGGATTCTTCGAGAAATATGGCTAGATCGACTCGATTCAGTTCGCGAGCAATCAGTTAATTCCCAAGACTTACTTAGCGATAATATTGCAGAATTTATCAAACATAAAAAACAGGAAGTCGATTCAAACAGACTTTCACTATTTCGTCTATATACTCTTGAGTTACATCTTTCACATTTCCAACAAACGATCGATGGCAACATTTCAATTTCAGAAATCAACACGAAGTTATTACTGAAATACCAGTCGGTTTTATTGGAGAATATCAAAAATGGGAAATGGTCAAATACAACAGCTCGTGGCTACTTACACTCGATGAAGAGTTTTGTTCGTTGGCTCTGGCACATAGAAGCAATACCCAACTTGCCCCGTGTTTTGGATGGGCGGGTAGATATTCTTTCGATTCGTTCCGGCCCTATGAACATAATTGAATTTACTGATGATGAGATTGCGGTTTTACTCAATAAATCCAAGGGGCGAACAAAATTATTTATTTTGTTGATGTTAAATTGTGGAATGACACAAAAAGATATCTCAGATTTACGTAAAAATGAAGTTGACCTATCTGCTGGTCGGATTATTCGCAAACGATCTAAAACGTCGCATCATGAGGGGGTTCCAACAGTTAATTATTTACTATGGCCCGAAACACTAAAGCTCCTCCGGAAGTACCAAAACGACAGTGAAAGCGAGCGATTCCTATTGAATAATAAAGGGGCACCACTTTTGAGCGAATCGATCAATAAAAATCAGAAGTATCAAAAAAGTGATAATATCAAGTGCGTATTTGATCGATTTAGGAAAAAAGTTGGCATTAATAAACCTTTGAAGTCATTAAAAAAAACTTCCGCATCCCGCTTGCGAAATAATGTAAGTTACAACAGCTTGGTGGACTTATATCTGGGACATGCGCCGCAATCGATGTCGGAGCGACATTATGCGACACATCCACAGGAGTTATTTGATTTAGCCATAAGCTGGTTGGCAGCAGAATTTAAGCTGGATCCCCCTATTATGAAGACCTCTTCAGATGTACCGAAGTTATAA
- a CDS encoding helix-turn-helix domain-containing protein produces the protein MNPKSPRIVLAQKLFRDKSNSIDDICDTLKISRTTLYKYVSLQNIKDKRAGKTSE, from the coding sequence CTGAATCCAAAGTCCCCTAGAATTGTTCTGGCACAAAAGCTGTTTCGAGATAAATCGAACAGTATAGACGACATTTGTGATACGTTGAAGATTTCGAGAACAACTCTTTACAAATACGTTTCGTTACAAAACATAAAAGATAAACGAGCCGGAAAAACGTCTGAATAG
- a CDS encoding recombinase family protein produces the protein MVSHEFQQQRLIGYARVSTGDQELSLQIDSLLQHGVKRENIFCDKLSGAKADRPGLWLCQENLRRGDTLLVWRLDRLGRSLRHLVTMIEDLKEREIGFRSISDGIIDKTTPSGELIFHVFSALAQFERRLIQERTKAGLAAARARGRKGGRPH, from the coding sequence ATGGTATCTCATGAATTTCAGCAACAGCGTTTGATTGGTTATGCCCGAGTGAGCACTGGTGATCAAGAACTCTCCCTCCAAATTGATTCTCTACTTCAACATGGGGTCAAACGGGAGAACATCTTCTGTGACAAACTTTCGGGTGCTAAAGCAGATCGACCGGGGCTTTGGCTGTGCCAGGAAAATTTGCGACGTGGAGATACTCTTCTTGTTTGGAGGCTCGATCGTCTGGGACGATCACTTCGTCATCTCGTCACTATGATCGAAGACTTGAAGGAACGAGAAATCGGATTTCGTTCGATTAGTGATGGTATAATCGATAAAACAACACCTTCAGGAGAACTCATCTTTCATGTTTTCTCTGCTCTCGCCCAATTCGAGCGACGACTTATACAAGAGAGAACTAAAGCAGGCTTGGCTGCAGCCCGAGCACGAGGGCGTAAGGGAGGACGCCCCCACTGA
- a CDS encoding cyanophycinase, with the protein MTDSNRNDKNIIKVNRLKKRTSHSVLKPRILIPIGGNEKKSADSEIFREMVELAGGSQARIVVVPTASENPNERARDYNVLFSAFNPKSIQTIHIGERTDAGSKALCKIIHETTLFMFGGGDQLRLSSLIGGTPLHHALLERYQMGGCVIAGTSAGAAVLPEVMIFQNNRFRLFRKGGIEMTKGLGLIQDMIFDTHFVQRSRISRLVHAMATNPALLGLGIEENTGLIIENEQRARVIGTGTVIVVDGSSIQINHIGYAENRDPFALTNVTYSVLTAGMVYDLKQRTVIDPGPTAPPKSSLPNRKKNST; encoded by the coding sequence GTGACAGATTCAAATCGCAATGATAAAAACATAATCAAAGTAAATCGCTTGAAGAAACGAACCTCTCATTCTGTTCTGAAACCCCGTATTCTGATTCCCATTGGCGGAAATGAAAAGAAATCAGCGGATTCAGAAATCTTTCGTGAAATGGTCGAGCTGGCGGGGGGCTCCCAGGCCCGCATCGTTGTAGTACCGACGGCGAGCGAGAATCCCAACGAACGGGCTCGCGATTACAATGTGCTCTTTTCTGCCTTCAACCCCAAAAGTATTCAGACGATTCATATCGGAGAACGAACCGACGCCGGGTCGAAAGCACTCTGTAAAATCATTCATGAAACAACCCTCTTTATGTTTGGAGGAGGCGATCAGCTGCGTCTGTCTTCACTGATTGGTGGCACGCCTCTGCATCATGCTTTACTGGAACGCTATCAGATGGGAGGCTGCGTCATCGCCGGGACTTCTGCTGGTGCCGCAGTTCTACCGGAAGTCATGATCTTCCAGAACAATCGATTTCGATTATTTCGAAAGGGGGGCATTGAAATGACCAAAGGGCTGGGACTGATCCAGGATATGATCTTCGATACTCACTTCGTACAGAGATCACGCATTTCCCGACTCGTTCATGCCATGGCCACCAACCCGGCATTACTGGGACTGGGCATCGAAGAAAATACAGGATTGATCATCGAGAACGAGCAACGGGCCCGGGTCATCGGCACCGGAACGGTGATTGTGGTCGATGGCAGCTCCATACAGATTAACCATATCGGTTATGCAGAAAACCGAGATCCCTTTGCCCTGACCAATGTGACTTATTCTGTGTTAACAGCCGGCATGGTTTATGATCTGAAGCAGAGAACTGTCATTGATCCCGGACCAACAGCGCCCCCCAAAAGTTCATTACCCAATCGCAAAAAAAACTCTACCTAA